The following proteins are co-located in the Mobula hypostoma chromosome 4, sMobHyp1.1, whole genome shotgun sequence genome:
- the LOC134346002 gene encoding G-protein coupled receptor 151-like — translation MNSSADLLEYAGGFQALKEAELRVALPVVLGVICLVGLAGNTMVVAVLMHDFRQAKSSVANGLIVLLSATDLLILLFCAPLRAVTYSRPSWSFGWLLCKSSDYFLQACLSAKSFTLAAVGHARYQHVAKPKNYIDFKCRRLVALTCSIWSLSCLLPIPHWLFADLRRRGAEISCVLEIPAHAWHFMTAFGVAYPLAVYLMPVSFAMACLVRALVKSKPGRNRTPNRRYEIRRVTVMLLVLSGAFAVMRLPEWVAWTWSRHRGSFSPGPPTALMLLAQVLTLANCTVNPLVLLAASEDFKDGVRSAWAVATRRGAGGQARTSTFAQKVCATIPHSGAASSLCALPTISAREDVPICRDLAQNIPPDVQHFWQHRKNEAPVDDNDPVPWESQEQA, via the coding sequence ATGAACAGCTCCGCCGACCTGTTGGAATACGCGGGAGGGTTCCAGGCGCTCAAGGAAGCGGAGCTCAGAGTCGCCCTGCCCGTCGTGCTGGGAGTCATCTGCTTGGTGGGCTTGGCTGGCAACACCATGGTTGTCGCCGTCTTGATGCACGACTTCAGGCAAGCCAAGAGCTCAGTGGCCAACGGTCTGATCGTTCTGCTGAGCGCCACCGACCTCCTGATCCTGCTTTTCTGCGCGCCGCTCCGAGCAGTCACCTACTCCCGACCCAGCTGGTCCTTCGGCTGGCTCCTATGCAAGTCTTCCGACTACTTTCTTCAGGCGTGCCTGTCGGCAAAAAGTTTCACCCTGGCCGCGGTGGGACACGCCCGCTATCAACACGTCGCCAAGCCCAAGAACTACATTGACTTCAAATGCCGGCGCTTGGTTGCATTAACCTGTTCCATTTGGTCTCTGTCTTGCCTCCTACCCATCCCTCATTGGCTGTTTGCCGACCTCAGACGCCGAGGAGCCGAGATCTCATGCGTGTTGGAGATCCCAGCCCACGCTTGGCATTTCATGACTGCTTTCGGAGTGGCTTACCCTCTCGCCGTCTATCTCATGCCCGTCAGCTTCGCCATGGCTTGCCTGGTTAGGGCACTGGTGAAGAGCAAGCCTGGGAGAAACAGGACCCCAAACCGCAGGTATGAGATCCGCAGGGTAACCGTCATGTTGCTGGTCCTAAGCGGGGCTTTCGCTGTCATGCGGCTCCCGGAGTGGGTGGCGTGGACCTGGAGCAGACACCGGGGCTCGTTCAGCCCGGGTCCCCCCACCGCCTTGATGTTGTTGGCTCAAGTCCTCACCCTGGCCAACTGCACGGTTAATCCCTTGGTTCTTCTCGCTGCTTCCGAGGACTTCAAGGACGGCGTGCGGAGCGCCTGGGCCGTGGCCACTCGGAGGGGAGCGGGCGGGCAAGCGCGGACCTCCACCTTTGCCCAGAAGGTATGCGCCACCATCCCGCACTCAGGCGCCGCCAGTTCCCTCTGCGCCCTGCCTACCATCTCCGCCCGAGAAGATGTGCCCATCTGCCGGGACCTGGCCCAAAACATCCCTCCCGACGTCCAGCACTTTTGGCAACATAGGAAGAACGAGGCACCAGTGGACGACAACGACCCTGTCCCTTGGGAAAGTCAAGAACAGGCTTAA